The DNA region CAGAATTGAGTTCTTACTGGCCATCCCAATCAGCATCACCAGACCAATCTGGCAATAAACATCATTGGGTAACCCACGTAAGGATTGGGCCAGGAGTGCACCCAAAATGGCCAATGGGACGGCCAGCATGATGATCAACGGGTCAATGAAGTTCTCATACTGGGCTGACAACACCAGAAACACAAACACCAGACCCAGCCCAAAGATAATAGGAGCCAGACCGCCGGATTCCACTTCTTCCAGGGCAGTTCCGGCCCACTCATAGCCAAAACCTGGAGGCAACACCTGATTGGCGACCGTTTGCATATTCTGAATGGCAGATCCTGAACTGACTCCTGGCGCAGCACTTCCAGAAATCTCGATCGCCCGGAACAAGTTGAAGTGCGTAATGGTTTGAGCACCTGTAGTCGGTGTAATCTTCACCAAATTACTGAGCGGCACCATTTCTCCCTGGCTCGATCGCACATACAGACTCCCGATATCGCTGGGATTAGCCCGGAAGGGTTGATCCGCCTGCACATACACGCGGTAACTGCGCTGTCCCAGGTTGAAATCATTGACATATTGCGACCCCAGAGCCGTCTGCAGCGTATTGAAAATGGTGTCCACGGGAATCCCCAACGCTTTCGCCAGATCTCGATTCACCTCTACCTGGAACTGGGGCGTACTGGCGGCAAACTGAGTAAAGACCCGTTGCAAACCACTGCCCGGTATATTGGCCCGTCCAATGAGTTGCTGTGCTGTCTTTAAAAGATCCTGGATGTTGCCGCTACCGCGTTGATCCTGCAACTGAAATTGAAATCCACCAAAGCTCCCCAGGCCCCGAATAGAGGGTGGGTTGACCGGTAAGACTCTGGCTTCCGTAATCGTTCCCACCTTACTGAACAAGCGGCCAATAATGGCCTGAGCCGATGCTGCTTGCTCTTTTCGTTCTTTCCACGGCTTCAGGGTGGTAAAGATTACCCCCGAGTTGGCAGTACTACCACTAAAGCCAAAGCCACCAACGGCAAAGGTTCCGGTTACTTCGGGAAACTCTTTTGGGTCAAGCAAAATCTTCTCTACCCTGGCCATCACCTGATCGGTGTAATTCAGTGATACCCCTTCCGGCCCCTGCACGATCGTAATGAAGTAGCCCTGATCTTCTTCGGGTAGAAAGGCTTGCGGCACATTCAAATACAGCAGCGCCGTGGCTCCAATCAGCACCACAAATAGGCCAATCACCAGCATTTTGAATCGTACTAGCTGAGTTAGCCATCCCTGATAGGTGTGCCGCACGCGATCGAACCCTCGATTAAACCGATTAAAGAACCAGGCTGACCAGTGTGGCGGTTGATGCTCTGACCGCAGAAGTAAAGCACACAGGGAAGGGGTTAGAGTCAGCGCCAAAAAGGTAGATAGACCGATGGAGAAGACGATCGTCAGAGCAAATTGCTTGTACAGTGCGCCTGTCGTTCCTGGAAAAAAGGCAACTGGGATAAACACCGCCATCAGAACTAAAGACGTAGCAATCACCGCTCCCAGCAATTCCCGCATGGACTCAGCAGCGGCTCGGAAGGGGTTCATGCCACGATCGTGAATCAGACGGCTGACATTTTCTACCACAACGATCGCATCATCCACCACCAGTCCCGTAGCCAGAGTCAGGCCAAACAGGGTGAGACTGTTGATCGAGAAATTAAACGCTTTGACAAAGGCAAAGGTGCCAATCAGGGAGAGGGGAATGACGATCGCCGGAATCAACGTCGTGCGCCAGTTTTGCAAAAAGACAAAAATTACCAACACCACCAGCAAGATAGCTTCCAGGAGTGTCTTCTGCACCTCCGCTAGGGATTCTTCCACATACAACGTGGTGTCGAAAGCCACTTGATACTTCATGCCAGGGGGGAACGATCGCGATAGTTTCTCGATTTCCTCTTTCACACCCTCCGCCACCTGGATCGCGTTACTGCCGGGAGTTTGGAAAATCCCCAGACCAACCGCTTCTTTACCTCTAAACCGCAAGAAACTGGTGTAATTTTCTGCCCCTAACTCAGCGCGGCCCACATCCCTGAGCTTAATCAACGTTCCGTCCGTACCCGTTTTGACAATCAGATCATCAAACTCAGAAGGATCCTTTAATCGACCGAGAGCCTGTAAATCGATCTGGTAAAGCTGATCCTTGGGAGACGGAGATTGCCCAATCCGGCCTGCTCCCACCTGAATATTTTGCTCCTTGAGAGCATTCACCACATCCTGCACTACCAGTCCCCGTGCCGCCAATCGATCTGGATCCAGCCATAGCCGCATGGAGTAACGCCGTTCTCCAAAAATCTGCACGTTCCCAACTCCAGGCACCCGCTTTAAAGCATCGGCCAGGTAAAGATCGGCGTAGTTACTCAAGAAAATTGTGTTGTATTCCTGGTTATCAGTATAAAGGCCGATCCCCATCAGGATATTGTTGGCCTGCTTCGTTACCCGCACTCCCGTCTGCTGTACGGTGTCTGGCAACTGGGAAGTCACCGATGAAATCCGGTTTTGCACATCCACGGCAGCAATGTTTTTATTGCGAGTGGATTGAAACGTCGCTGTGATCGTACTGGAGCCATCATTACTGCTGGTGGAAGACAGGTAGCGCAAACCTTCAACCCCGTTAATCTGGCGCTCCAGAATCGTCGTTACGGCACTTTCCACCACCTCCGCATTGGCTCCTGGATAGTTGGCTGATACCTGCACCTGTACCGGACTGATATCAGGGAACTGGTCAACGGGCAAGGAAGGAATGGAAATGGCTCCAATCAGCAGAATGATCAGGGCACAAACGATGGAAAAAACTGGCCGTCGAATGAAAAAGTCTGCCATAGGGAGAAAGGGAGAGAGGGAAGAGGAGAGTTGAGAGTAGCTAAGAGTGATGAGTTTTAAGTTTTGAGTTTTGAATTGTCATGAGTTATTCGTTCTTGGTTCT from Leptodesmis sichuanensis A121 includes:
- a CDS encoding efflux RND transporter permease subunit translates to MADFFIRRPVFSIVCALIILLIGAISIPSLPVDQFPDISPVQVQVSANYPGANAEVVESAVTTILERQINGVEGLRYLSSTSSNDGSSTITATFQSTRNKNIAAVDVQNRISSVTSQLPDTVQQTGVRVTKQANNILMGIGLYTDNQEYNTIFLSNYADLYLADALKRVPGVGNVQIFGERRYSMRLWLDPDRLAARGLVVQDVVNALKEQNIQVGAGRIGQSPSPKDQLYQIDLQALGRLKDPSEFDDLIVKTGTDGTLIKLRDVGRAELGAENYTSFLRFRGKEAVGLGIFQTPGSNAIQVAEGVKEEIEKLSRSFPPGMKYQVAFDTTLYVEESLAEVQKTLLEAILLVVLVIFVFLQNWRTTLIPAIVIPLSLIGTFAFVKAFNFSINSLTLFGLTLATGLVVDDAIVVVENVSRLIHDRGMNPFRAAAESMRELLGAVIATSLVLMAVFIPVAFFPGTTGALYKQFALTIVFSIGLSTFLALTLTPSLCALLLRSEHQPPHWSAWFFNRFNRGFDRVRHTYQGWLTQLVRFKMLVIGLFVVLIGATALLYLNVPQAFLPEEDQGYFITIVQGPEGVSLNYTDQVMARVEKILLDPKEFPEVTGTFAVGGFGFSGSTANSGVIFTTLKPWKERKEQAASAQAIIGRLFSKVGTITEARVLPVNPPSIRGLGSFGGFQFQLQDQRGSGNIQDLLKTAQQLIGRANIPGSGLQRVFTQFAASTPQFQVEVNRDLAKALGIPVDTIFNTLQTALGSQYVNDFNLGQRSYRVYVQADQPFRANPSDIGSLYVRSSQGEMVPLSNLVKITPTTGAQTITHFNLFRAIEISGSAAPGVSSGSAIQNMQTVANQVLPPGFGYEWAGTALEEVESGGLAPIIFGLGLVFVFLVLSAQYENFIDPLIIMLAVPLAILGALLAQSLRGLPNDVYCQIGLVMLIGMASKNSILIVEFANQLRERGLPLTKAVIEASQERLRPILMTSFSALLGFTPLMLASGAGAASRVSLGTAVFGGLFVATFLSLFVVPMLYLAINGLRDRYLPKRHSYEEAENQLDGTGRRDGSVQQPQVKESR